Genomic DNA from Alicyclobacillus fastidiosus:
AATTCCAATGTGGTGCGTCGGCCATGGTGGTATGGCGTGGGGAAAGGAGTGCTGAAAAAGGATGAAGCCAAAGTTTGACATCATTCGTTTGAGCAAATGGTTCTTCCTCCTCTCCAGTGCCATCACGGTGGCGGGCATTATTGTCTTCGCCACACTCGGGTTCAATCTGGGGACGGACTTTAAAGCTGGGTCTCGGGTACAGATCACCTTCGCCAAACCGGTTGACCAGACGAAGGTCACTCAGATGTTCAATTCCATCGGACTGCACGTCGACAACACGGCGTTGACGGTGGGCGGCGTTCAGCGAAATGTGGCTATCGTTCGCTTCCCGGAAATCATCTCCGGTGCGCAACAAGACAAGCTAGAACAGCAGGCTGAAGTGTCGTATTTCGGCAAGAAATTACCTACCGCGGTTCAGACCGTAGATCCGTTTGTGGCGGCGCAGACCGCGCGCAAGGCGGTGTATTCCGTTCTGATCGCGGCGGCGTTTATCGTCGTCTACATCGCGATCCGGTTTGAGTTCCGCTTCGCCATTGCCGGCATTGTCGCGCTCTTGCACGACGCGTTTATCGTCCTCGCCGCCTTCGCGCTCTTGCGCCGCGAGGTGGATCTCACGTTTATCGCCGCCATCCTGACGATTGTCGGCTACTCCATCAACGACACCATCGTCATCTTTGACCGCATTCGCGAGAACCTGAAAATCGTCAAACCTAAAGATATCGATACCTTGAAGCAATTGGTCAATCGAAGTCTCTGGCAGACGATGTCGCGCTCCATCAACACGGTCATCACCGTGCTTATCGCGGCGATCATCCTCTATTTCTTCGGCGGCGTGTCGATTCGCAACTTCACGTTCGCGCTGATCATCGGGCTGGTGTCTGGTGCGTATAGCTCCATCTTCATCGCGAGCCCCCTGTGGGTGGTTTGGCGTGGTCGGTCGCTCAAGGGTGGCAAAGGCAAGTCATCGACAAAGACTGAACCGGTGTGATGCGAGATTTGTAAACCGCAAGCGCTCCTTTTGGAGCGCTTTCTTTATCTTTCATGGCCGACTCGGGTAGGCTGTTATAGAGATGGATTTGTGGGAGGCAGGCCGTTGAGCGCCCTGACGAGAGACGAAAGACGTGGAAATCAGGTTGCCTATGCGAATGCGGTAGTCAATGTGCTACTGGCGGTCGGAAAAGGCATTGTGGGTGTGCTTGCGGGCAGTGAAGCCTTGGTGGCGGACGCGGTTCATTCTGCTGCAGACCTGATCGGCTCACTGGCTGTGATCATCGGTTTGCGCATCGCGCGAAAGCCTCCAGACGAAGACCACCCATATGGGCACGGTAAGGCCGAACTCATCGCTTCCATCATCGTGGCCGGATTTCTCGTGGCGGCGGCCGTTGAGGTGGGCTATACATCTGCCACGTCGCTCTTTCACAAGCCCACCCGCCCGGATAGTATCGCAGCGTATACGGCATTCGCCGCGATGCTTGTGAAGGAATGTCTGTATCACTTCAATATTCGTTTGGGGAGACGACTTCACAGCAAGAGTTTGATTGCCAGTGCGTATGACCACCGTTCCGATGTATACTCGTCTATGGCCGCATTCATCGGTATCGGGCTCTCTCTACTCGGAAGTCATCTACATATTCACGTGCTTCTGTATATGGACTCTGTAGCAGGTATCTTCGTCGCCATTCTCGTGTTGAAGATGGCGATCGAAATCGCCAAGGATTCGCTGCAGAGCTTGATGGACCGCGTCGTGCTCGAAGAGCAGGACCTCGCCCCGTACATGGAGGCAGTACAAAGCGTGCAAGGGGTTCGCTGCATCGACGAGATTCGCGTTCGTGACCACGGGCAGTACGTCATCGTCGATTTGGAGATCGGCGTCGACGCGCATATCACGGTCGCCGCCGGTCACGATATCGCGGCGCGCGTGAGGTCCGAGATGAGAGCGGAATTTGACCGCATTCAAGACGTGTTCGTGCACGTCAATCCATATTACAGTGAAGAAGAGAGGAAAGACGAACGTGCCGACACAAACCCCGCTTTGGCTGACCGCTAGCATCTCAGAGGAGATGGTGGAGGCTATCGCTAAAGCGTTAGATTTGCCCCGACGGGTAGCACGCTGGCTGATTGCGCGAAATATCAAGACGCCAGAAGAGGCTCGTCGTTTTCTGTATGCACGGGAACAATATTCCGATCCATTTGATTTTCGCGAGATGCGCAAGGCTGTGGACCGCATTCAGCGGGCGATTGCTGACGCTGAGACCATCGTCATCGTCGGCGATTACGACGTCGACGGCGTGACGGCCAGCACGATTCTCGCCAGTGAACTCGAGGTATTGGGCGCTACTTGGGCGTGTCTGATCCCTGAACGCGTCGCCGACGGCTATGGCTTGAGTGCGGGTCTGGTAGAACGCGCCGCTGAACGCGGGGCGGACCTCATCATCACCGTCGACAACGGGATTCGGGCGCACGATGCCATCGATTTGGCGCTCGACCTCGGCATCGACGTCATTGTCACAGACCACCACGAGCCGGACGACGAGCCCTTGCCGGACTGCACTGCCGTCGTGCACTGGTCGAGGCATGAACGCCCTGACGACGCCATCGTGCTCTCAGGGGCAGGCGTGGCTTGGAAGCTCTGTCAGGCGCTCGCACTCCTTGAGCGCCCTGGAACAAGCGCATCCGATCACGCCGAGTGGATCCTCGGCCTCGCGGCACTCGGCGCCATCAGTGACATCATGCCAATGCGCGGTGAGAATCGGCGACTTATCCGCGAGGGCCTCGCGGCCCTGCGCTTGTGCAGGCGGCCTGGCTGGTTGGCGCTGTGCGAAAGGGCGCGAGTCGATCCAGACGAGTTGACCGTCACAGGCGTATCGTGGCGAATCGCACCACGCATGAATGCGGCTGGACGGATGTCGAGTGCCATCGTCGCGTTCAACCTCCTGATGTCCGGCAGCCGGATGCAGGCTGGGGAACTTGCCGACGAGATCGAGGTGTTAAATGCGGACCGCAAGCGGCTGACCGATGAAGCGGTTCTCGCCGCACAGGCCCAGGTCGAATCCATCTACGCAGACGGGCCACCGACGGGGATTGTGGTGGCCGGCCCGTGGCCGCTTGGGGTCGTCGGGATCGTGGCGGCAAAATTGGTCGATCGCTACGGCTGTCCCGCCATCGTCTTCTCCGACGCCGAAGAGGACGTTATGCGCGGGTCTGGCCGCGCCCCTGAGGGATTTTCGCTGCATGACGCGCTGTTGGCCTGTAGTGCGCTGCTCCACCACTTTGGCGGGCATGATGCGGCAGTTGGCTGTGGCGTGGAACGAGGTCAATTGCACGCGTTTCGCGAGGCGTTTCGAGCTGTGGTGGAGGCTGCACCGAGGGCCGATGGGGATGATGCAGAAATGGTCGCGGACGATTTTCTGCCGCTCGAGGAAGCGACGATGGATACGCTCGCGTGGACGCAGCGATTTTCTCCGCATGGGCCGGAAAACCAGCCTTTGCGCTTCTTTATTGGCCCGGCGGTCGTCAAGTCGGTGACGCCGCTTGGGGATGGAAAGCACGTGCGGTTGCGCCTGCAGGAGGGGAAGACGGAGGCAGACGTGGTCTGGTTTCAAGCGCCTGAAGGCGCCAGGTCACGGGTGCAGACCGGGCATTTGATCGGCGTGGTCGCGGAGCTTGAGGAAAATGTCTGGCGCGGGACGCGCCGCGTTCAGCTGCGTGCGACAGACGGTTGGCTGCTGGACGAACCGGTGATGCGCGACGTGTTCGCCTTGTTCTATCGACACTTGCACAAAGAGCGAGTGGTCGAGCGAGATCGCTTCTATCAGCTTGCAAAAGGACAAGATGCAGTGAAAGTGGATGTGATCTTAGACACTTTTGTGGAGTTGGGATTTGCCGCATGTCATAATGGTGCGTATCATGTTCTTGAGGCTGTACAATCGCATGACTTGCGCGAAGCGATCTCTTATCAAGCGCACCTGAGAAGTCATTTTGTGGCCCTATGACAAGGACAATAACCCTGTTCGGACACTTTGCCTGAACAGTTATAACGAGGAGAGAACTTGATTGACGATAGACTATCGCAAGTTGATTCGAGACATTCCTGATTTTCCGAAGGAAGGGATTCTATTTCGCGACATCACGCCGTTGTTGGCGGATGGACCGGCGTATAAGGCGGCCATTACGCAACTTGGCGAACAGGCCAAGGCGTGGGGGGCTGAGGTGATTGTCGGGCCAGAGGCGCGAGGATACGTGGTCGGTGCCCCCCTGTCATACGCGCTCGAGGTCGGGTTTGTCCCTGTGCGCAAGCGCGGTAAGCTCCCGTCCGAAACCGTTTCGGTGACGTATGATCTGGAGTACGGTCAGGATATGCTGGAAATCCATACGGATGCCATTCAACCTGGACAAAAGGTCGTTCTTGCAGATGATCTGCTGGCGACTGGCGGGACCATGGCTGCCACCATCGAACTCGTTGAGAAGCTCGGCGGCATCGTTGTCGGCGCAGCGTTCTTTATTGAGCTATCGCCGTTGAATGGGCGAGAGAAACTTGGGAATATCCCAATGCGGACGCTCGTCCAATATGAAGACTAAAACGCTTTGAGCGAGTGGGGGGGAGAGCGGCATGTCTGAACAGACGATTGACGCGCTTTGCGAGCAATTAAAGACATACTGTAGCGCAGATGAGGTGGCGAACGTTCGTGCGGCGTATCTGTTCGCAGAACGGGCACATGCTGGTCAACAACGCATGTCTGGGGAGCCATATATCACCCACCCGCTCGCTGTGGCGTTTATTTTGGCCGGGCTTCAGCTCGATGCGACAGCGGTCATCGCCGCGCTGCTTCACGATGTCGTCGAGGATACGGAAGTGACGGATGCCAATCTCGTCCAGAATTTCGGCGCTGAAGTCGCCGCGCTCGTCGACGGCGTCACGAAGTTAAAGCGGATCAAGTTTGATTCGCGCGAAGAGCAGCAGGCCGAGAACCTGCGCAAGATGTTCATGGCGATGGCGAAGGACATCCGGGTGCTCATCATCAAATTGGCGGACAGGCTGCACAACATGCGTACGATTCGCTACCAGACGCCCGAGACGCAGCGGCGCAAGGCGCGCGAGACGCTCGAGATCTTCGCTCCGCTCGCACACCGGCTGGGGATCAACACCATCAAGTGGGAGCTCGAAGATATCTCCCTGCGCTATCTCAACCCGCAGCAGTATTACCGCATTGTCAACTTGATGGCGCGCAAGCGGCAAGAGCGCGAGCAGTTTATCGATGGCGTGATGGACCTCTTGCGTGAGAAACTCACAGAGCTCCACCTGAAGGCGGAGGTCAGTGGGCGAGCTAAGCACATCTATAGTATCTACCGCAAGATGACCACGCAGCACAAAGAGTTTAACGAGATTTACGATCTCTTCGCCATCCGCGTCACGGTCGAAAACATCAAGGATTGCTATGGCGTGTTAGGCGTCATTCACACGATGTGGAAGCCGATGCCGGGGCGGTTTAAGGATTACATCGCGATGCCGAAGGCAAACATGTACCAGAGTTTGCATACCACCGTGATCGGGCCAAATGGTGAGCCGCTCGAGATCCAGATCCGCACGTGGGAGATGCACCAGACGGCGGAATACGGAATCGCGGCGCACTGGGTCTACAAGGAAGGCAATTCCTCGCAGCGGGCGGAAGGCGACTTTGCGAAGAAGTTAGCCTGGTTCCGCGAGGTGCTCGAGTGGCAGCAGGACTTCCGCGACGCTCAGGAGTTTATGGAGACACTGAAAATTGACCTCTTTTCCGATCAGGTCTTCGTCTTCACGCCAAAGGGCGATGTGATTGAGCTGCCTGCGGGGTCGGTTCCGATCGACTTCGCGTATCGGATTCATACCGCGATTGGCAATCGCTGTATCGGCGCCAAAGTCAACGGGAAGATGGTGCCGCTCGACTATCGGCTGCGCACGGGCGACATCGTCGAAGTGGCCACATCGAAGCACAGTTATGGACCGAGTCGGGACTGGCTAAAAATCGTCCAATCCTCACAGGCGAAGAGCAAGATTCGCCAGTGGTTCAAGCGTGAGAAGCGTGAGGAGAACATCGCGCGCGGGCGGGAACTCATCGAGAAGGAATTGTTGCGCCAGCGTCTGGATCCCAAACAGTTGATGGCTGCCCCATTCCTCAATGAGGCCTTGCATAAGTTTAGTTTCGGCAAGGAAGAAGACTTGTTTGCGGCGGTTGGTTATGGCGGCATGAGTGCAGCTCAAGTCGTCACGCGTCTGGTCGAGGCGCATCGCAAGAGTCAGGATGAAAAGCCGGTCGACTCCCTCTCGCTCACGTCGAAGACGCAGCAAAAGCCGACAGAAACCGGCGTACGCGTCAAAGGGGTGGACAACCTGCTCATCCGCTTTGCCCGATGTTGCCACCCTGTGCCTGGGGACGAGATCGTGGGATTTGTCACACGCGGTCGCGGTGTTTCGGTGCACCGGATGGACTGCCCGAACGTCGCATCGCTCACGGCGGACGGAACGCGGGCGCTCGAAGTGGAGTGGGCGACGAGTAAGGATTGGTCATATAACGCCGAGATCGAAGTCACGGCGTTAGATAGGCATGGATTGGTGAATGAAGTGCTGAATGCCATCGCGGAGACGAAAACGGAAATCACGGCTGTGAGTGCGCGCGCAGACGCGAAGAAGATCGCGCATATTCACATGAGTGTTCGCATTCGAAACCTGGACCACCTTCGCAGCGTCGTCGAACGTTTGAAACGCTTAAAGGACATTTACAGCGTGAGAAGAATGGTGCAGTGAGGAGAGCTTTGTATGCGGATTGTTGTTCAGCGCAGTGGTCCAGCGCGCGTCGAGGTTGACGGTCGAGTGACGGGGGAAATCGAATCTGGCCTCGTTCTGCTGGTCGGTGTCGGGCGCGGGGACACGGAGGCGGATGCAGATTACCTGGCGGACAAAGTGGCGCATCTCCGGATCTTCGCCGATGCGGATGGGAAGATGGGCCGCGATATCACAGAAGTCGGTGGCAGCGTGCTCTCCGTTAGTCAATTTACGCTCTACGGCGACGTTCGCAAGGGCCGGCGCCCAAGCTACGCCCAAGCTGCAGAACCTGAGGAGGCCAATCGCCTCTACGAGTATTTCAACGAGCGGTTGCGGGCCTTGGGCTTATCGGTCCAGACAGGCGTCTTTCGGGCAATGATGGACGTCCATCTGGTCAACGACGGGCCCGTGACCATTCTACTCGACAGCGCCAAGCAGTTTTGACACTGTTTCACGCAAGGTTGTCTTTGACGCAGAGGAGGAGGTAACAGGATGGAAGTACGTCGCTTTGTGGTCAGTCCCCTGCGGTCCAACTGCTATGTCCTATCGGAGTCGCTCACACCGGGCAGTCCGGCTGTGATCATTGATCCTGGGTATGACGAGTTGGCGGGCGTGTTCGAATATATTGAGCAGCACGGATTGCACGTCGTCGCCAATTGGAACACGCATGCACATTTCGATCATGTACTTGGCGTCGATCTCGTTCGCGATAAGTATCAATGCCCTGCCTACGTCCACAAGGCCGACGTGGAGATTTGGGCGCGTACGCCCGCCAACGCCATGCGTTGGATCGGTAAGGAATGTAAACCGCTGCGGGCACCTGACGGGTATCTGGCGGACGGAGATGTGTTGACCTTGGGGTCACAGACGTTCACAGTGTGGCATACACCTGGCCATTCCCCTGGCGGGGTTTGTTTTGTCGGCTCTTCACTCGCCGTGACGGGAGATACGCTCTTCAAGGGGACGGTGGGCCGGACGGATCTCGAGGAATCGAGCCCGGAAGCGATGGAAGCCTCCTTGGAGCGAATCCTCGCGTGGGACGATCAGCTCGCCCTTTACCCGGGGCACGGTGACGACACGACGATGAGCGAAGAGCGGGAGAAAAATCGCTTCTTGCGAATTGCTGCGCGAGGCGGTCGTTGATCGTCCGGTCTGTACGACATAAGTCTGGGCTGTACCGATGAGGATTCGTGATCTCGGTACAGCCCAGACTTTTTTGTATCGATTGATGGATCATCGTTCAAGCTACGGTAGTAGGAGGCATCAGCGATGATCAATCATGAGCTTCATGCATCTCACACGTGTTTCGCATGCGACCACAACTTTCCCTGGACAGGGGACGTCTTTGGCAACGTCATTATCACGCACGGCAATGAGGTGGATGCTACCATCTCCGTCAGCGCACAGCAAGGCGATTATGTAGAATGCGCAGTACAACTTCAGTGCCCAGAGTGTGGCGCCGTCAACCAGTTCAAGGTCCTACATCATCGGTGACGTCAAGGTCTCCCTAGTTGTCTCAGGCACAGTGGTGGAAGCTCCATCGCTTGCCTGGACGATGCGAGGTACAAATCGTTGAGATTAGCGAGCGAGCCTGTTGCCTCTCCGACACGTACGTCAAACGCTTGAGTCGGGTCGCCTAGTCGCTCAGCGCGTGCGTGCAGCACGTGCAACTGTTCAGTTAACTGCCGTTTCAGGTGCGCGATCACGAGGGCGGCATCGCCGAGTACGACCAGCAGTACATCGCCCGAGTTGAGGCGGATAGGCAGCGTGTACTCGCCCAAGTCACAGCGCAGCAGTTCAGCGAGACGGTCCATCGCTTGTTCGCCTTCGTCGAAGGGAAGGCGTTCGAAATCGACAATCGATAGGAATAGCAGCGATAAATCGGTCGATACCGGAAACGGGCGGTGACACACCTGCTCGAGAAATGTCAGTGGGTCCTCCGAGAGCATCAAGGCACTGAGAAAACCTCGTGTAAAGCACCTCGTGGTTGGATCAATATAGGCGTTCCTTCGTTGTTGCTCGTTCTGATAGGCAGCATAGATGTTGCTTCCTAGTCGCGAAGCGAGGCGTTGCAACAACCGGCGGTCGTTGTCGTTGTATAAGTCCGGATGACTGGACTGCAGGGTGAACATGCCGTACACGTCCTGGCCATGCAGTAATGGCACGCGAATGATGCTGCGAATGCCTTCTGCACTCAAGGTGTAATCCTCTGGGAACTCAGGGTGTTTCAAAATATCTTTACACAGGGACGGCAGCCTTGTCTTGCGGATGAAACTGAGCCCGCTTTTGGACGTCGGTACAAACGTACCCACGATCCTCGCTGGAATGTCATCGCGCATCGACGCCTCGTGAATTAGGCAGTAGCGGTCATCCTCGCTGGCGAGCTCGATGCTAAAGCGGTCACACGGGATCCGCTCCACGATGAAATCTGGTAACGCGCTCACCAATTCCCCTAAGTCTCTTCTTCTTAATGCAGCCATACCGACGCGTTCCAACCACTCGTATTCAGCCAGTTGCAGAGCCAGCGTGTCTTGTCCCGGGTGGAACCCGCGAGGTTGAGGCGTGGACTCGAACGCCGTCAATTGAAACGACGTGGGTGGGACCGGCTCGCCGAATAGATAACCCTGAATCTCGTCGCATTTGTTGTCCCGGAGAAAATCAAACTGCTGAACGGTTTCCACGCCTTCCGCGACTACGTTCAAATTCAGGGATTTGGCGAGCGAGATAATCGCGCCAATCACTGGGTTTTGATTGACAGCACTCTGGATGCCCGCGGTAAACGAGCGATCGATCTTCAGCGTGTGTACTGGAAAGCGCATGAGATAACTGAGTGACGAGTAGCCGATGCCAAAGTCGTCGATCGCGATGCGTACACCCAGGTTTCGAAGCTCGGTGAGCGTGTGCACGGCTCGGTCGACATCGTGCATGGCCGTTCGCTCCGTGATCTCTAATTCGAGCAGGCTAGGGTCCATCTTCGTGTCTCGAAGAATGCTGCGCACGAGTTCGGGGAAGCCCGGTTGGCCGAATTGGCGACTGGAGACGTTGACGCTCATGCGTACGCGGTAGCCGTCCTGTAGCCATCTGGCTCCTTGCTCGCAGACAGCGCGCAGCACGTACTCGTCGATGGGCAGAATCAGGTCGCTGGACTCTGCGACCGGAATGAACCGATGCGGTGGAATTTCACCGAATTCGGAGTGGCGCCAGCGGCAGAGTGCCTCCGCTCCGACTACCTGCATGGACTTGGCTTGGATCTTTGGCTGGTAGTAAATCTCCAAGTCCTTGTTGCGCAGCGCATTGCGCAACATGGTCTCGACGATCAGTGGCGTCAGCATTTCCTCGGAAACTGCGGGCGAACTAATGCACACTTGGTTTCGCCCGCCGTCTTTCGCTCGCTTCGCGGCCGATTCGGCGAGCATTAGCGCGCGTTCGCAGAGGGCCCCTTCGGACGGCTGCGTCGCGACACCGATACTAGCCGTGACGACGACGTCTTTGTTTTCCACTTGATGTGGTTCCGCGACTGCTTGGAGAATCCGCTGCGCGAGCGTATAAGCGGCGTCGCTGTCCACGTTGAAGCACGCGACCACGAATTCGTCGCCGCTAAACCGGCTGACGAGCGATTCAGTCGGGACGTGACGAACAATTCGCCGGGCAATTTCCTGCAGAATTGCGTCACCGACTGCGTATGTGAAGTTTTCGTTTATTTGTCGGAATCGATCCAAGTTGATGAACACAATCGACGACGACGAAACACTGGGCATGTGAGTGCCCACAGCAAGCAGGAACTGACTGCGGGAAAGCAGGTTGGTCAACGCATCTCGATTGACCGCAATGGATTCATAGCCCACGAAGTCACCGCCTAATCATGAGGTCGAATGTGAAAAAGGTGACAAAAATTACGAGATTTATCCAAGTTTTCTGCTTCGACATGCCCCCCCGGAATTCCTCTCGATTCGAAGACAAAAAAAGGGCGCAATGTAGGAATACATCGCGCCAATCGGAGTAAGGGGTCTTGCACGAGCTTATGATGCCACGCATTCCTTGAATAACGCTTGAAAGCTGTCACAAAGAGCTGTTCGCGGACCGCTGTCTGGTGACCGTCACAAAGGCGATGGGTGACAGCATGCTGGTGAACACTGCGACAAGGATGATGCAGTCTGCAAACATCTGGGGCATGGTCCCGATCTGGACGCCAATTTGCGCGGCCGCCGCGATCAGGCTAAGCCTGGCCGACAGCAAAAAGCCTCCGGCCACCGCCCTGCGCCAGCCAAATTGCCGCACGAGGTGGAGAGATGGGATCAGCTTGACGGCGAAGGCGACCAGGATGAGAACTGGAATCCAGACGATCGTCTCGTGGGACAAGACGGATCGAAAGTCGAAATCGAGTCCAACCGAGATGAAGAACAGTGGAATGAAAAAGCCATAGCCAATGCCGTGACTGTAGTCGCGCAGTGTGTCCTTGAATGAAAACGGGAGTGACGACACCAACATCCCGACCAGAAAACTTCCCAGAATCGGCTCAGCACCGGTGAAATCGGCGAGGGCTGCCGTGACGGAGACGAGGGCGACGATGGCACGAATGCGAGCCTGGACGTCTCCTGCCAGACGGCGCAGGGCTGGCAGCCGCTGAACGCCGCGTAGCAAGCCGTAGAGGAGGATCGTGAATGGGACGATGGCACAGGTGAGCAGTACGCGAATCAAACTGCCCGATATCTGAATGGAAATAAAGAGAGAGAGTAAAAACATCGTGAGAAAGTCGGCTAGGAGCGCGCTGACGAGGAGCGTCTGCCCAAACGGCGATTTGAGTAGTCCGGTCTCCTCTAAAATCGGCAGGATCACGCCGAGTGACGTGGTTGAAAACAGCAGCGCCAACATATATGGATTCGTCGGCGGCGGGGTCAAGTGGCACAGCCAGAGTGAAATGCCGAAACTGAGTAAAAGGGTTCCACAAAAAATCGACAGCCCTGTAGCCAGGGTGGAGGAACTACCTCCAACTGAGCGGAGCTGTCGAATGTCGATCTCCATACCTGAGATATACATCAGGAACAAGAGCCCGAAGTCCGCTAAATGATTGAGCCAATCCACCTCTGTCCCTGTGATGTGCAGTCTGGGCGATTGAAGGAGCACTCCGAAAAGCAAATAACCGACCGTGGACGGGATGCGCAAGAGTGGAATTCGGCTCAAAGACGTACTGAATACGAACGATGCGGCGAGTATCAGAAGAAAGACGAACAACGTGTCGCTCACGAACGCGCACCTCCCGCAGTCCATCTTATGCTCAACGGGACAAGTCTAGCACTAGTCGTGAAGCTGCAATGCGCGATAGGCCCGCCTATCCATGGCGTAGACGTTGACAAGTTTTCCTCGAAACACCGTATCGCACTGATGTTGCATCCGGATTTTTTGCGCGACTCGAATCGAGCGTAGATTGTTTGGTTGAATCAGACTGACGATCTCGTTGAGATGGAGTTGGTCAAAGGCGAGATCGCGGAACAGGAGCGCTGCCTCTGTGGCGAGCCCCCGTCCCCAGTAGCGTTTTGCCACCCAGTAACCAAGTTCCATGTGCAATGTTCCGTCAATCTCCTGTGGGACCAAACCTACGTGCCCCACTGCTTGCTGTGTGGCCTTGAGTACCATGACCAGCACACCTTTGCCGAGTCCGGACCTGGAGAGCCAATACGGGTAATTCATCTTCAAATTTGCCTTGTCGTGCACTTCTCCCGACCCGATAAACCGGACTACGTCAGGGTCCTGCCAAAGGCTTAAGTAAAATTGGAAATCGTCGACGCGGTAAGGACGGAACGAAAGCCTAACTGTTTCGAGCATGTCTTGGCCCCACTTTTCTCAGTTCGCAATCAAGGTATACAGTTGTTGGGCGATGACAAAACAAGTGACCGAGATAAAGATTGGGCGCACGTACTTGGCGCCGCGACGGATGGCGAACTGCGAGCCGAGAATGGCCCCAATCACCATACCAGCACCGAGAATCAGCCCAGCGAGGTAGTGTACTGCGTCGAGGGCGATAAACGCGGACAACGCGCCCAAGTTGGTACCAAAATTGAGGGTGCGGGCGTTTCCACTGGCATTTACGAAGTCAAATCCCAGGAGGACGAAAATCATCATCAAGAACGAGCCTGTCCCAGGGCCGAAAAATCCGTCGTAGAAGCCCACCACGAGGGCAGCCAGACATGCAAATAGAAAGACAGACCGCGTCAGCGACTCCCGGTTCGGGTTTAGGCCGAGCCGCTTGTTCCAGAGCGTGTAGCCTGCTACGAGGATGAGGAGAATCAGGACCAGCGGGCGAAGAAACGTGGACGGCAGGTGATGGACGACCACGGCGCCGCTCGCCCCGCCCAGGACAGCGAGTGGAAACGCGAGGCCCACGACGCGATAGGTTACTTTTCCAGAGCGAAGGTACGAGAGCGTGCTCGTGAGCGATCCCATGGTTCCAGCGAGTTTATTGGTTCCCAACGCGGCTGCGGGCGGAAACCCAACGAACAGAAGTGCCGGTAGCGAGACAAGCCCACCGCCACCGACGGTTGAATCGATGAAGCCTGACAAGAGTCCGGATACCGCAAGCGTAACCCAGACCATTACGTGATGAGTGTAAATCAAGTTCATCCGGCCTTTCTCGTCAAATCCAACCCATTGTAGCGCTCTACGAATAGTGTGGCAATGAGAGGTTTGAAGAGAATTTGATATGTCATCGATACGGTAGTAGTGTGTTACGTCCTGGAGCGCCCCGTGTGGTCGCTCCTTCTTTTTCTTGCCGTTTGCCGGACAATCGGCTGTTCGGCTCGGATCTAGGCGAACCT
This window encodes:
- a CDS encoding cation diffusion facilitator family transporter; this encodes MSALTRDERRGNQVAYANAVVNVLLAVGKGIVGVLAGSEALVADAVHSAADLIGSLAVIIGLRIARKPPDEDHPYGHGKAELIASIIVAGFLVAAAVEVGYTSATSLFHKPTRPDSIAAYTAFAAMLVKECLYHFNIRLGRRLHSKSLIASAYDHRSDVYSSMAAFIGIGLSLLGSHLHIHVLLYMDSVAGIFVAILVLKMAIEIAKDSLQSLMDRVVLEEQDLAPYMEAVQSVQGVRCIDEIRVRDHGQYVIVDLEIGVDAHITVAAGHDIAARVRSEMRAEFDRIQDVFVHVNPYYSEEERKDERADTNPALADR
- the recJ gene encoding single-stranded-DNA-specific exonuclease RecJ translates to MPTQTPLWLTASISEEMVEAIAKALDLPRRVARWLIARNIKTPEEARRFLYAREQYSDPFDFREMRKAVDRIQRAIADAETIVIVGDYDVDGVTASTILASELEVLGATWACLIPERVADGYGLSAGLVERAAERGADLIITVDNGIRAHDAIDLALDLGIDVIVTDHHEPDDEPLPDCTAVVHWSRHERPDDAIVLSGAGVAWKLCQALALLERPGTSASDHAEWILGLAALGAISDIMPMRGENRRLIREGLAALRLCRRPGWLALCERARVDPDELTVTGVSWRIAPRMNAAGRMSSAIVAFNLLMSGSRMQAGELADEIEVLNADRKRLTDEAVLAAQAQVESIYADGPPTGIVVAGPWPLGVVGIVAAKLVDRYGCPAIVFSDAEEDVMRGSGRAPEGFSLHDALLACSALLHHFGGHDAAVGCGVERGQLHAFREAFRAVVEAAPRADGDDAEMVADDFLPLEEATMDTLAWTQRFSPHGPENQPLRFFIGPAVVKSVTPLGDGKHVRLRLQEGKTEADVVWFQAPEGARSRVQTGHLIGVVAELEENVWRGTRRVQLRATDGWLLDEPVMRDVFALFYRHLHKERVVERDRFYQLAKGQDAVKVDVILDTFVELGFAACHNGAYHVLEAVQSHDLREAISYQAHLRSHFVAL
- the secF gene encoding protein translocase subunit SecF; amino-acid sequence: MKPKFDIIRLSKWFFLLSSAITVAGIIVFATLGFNLGTDFKAGSRVQITFAKPVDQTKVTQMFNSIGLHVDNTALTVGGVQRNVAIVRFPEIISGAQQDKLEQQAEVSYFGKKLPTAVQTVDPFVAAQTARKAVYSVLIAAAFIVVYIAIRFEFRFAIAGIVALLHDAFIVLAAFALLRREVDLTFIAAILTIVGYSINDTIVIFDRIRENLKIVKPKDIDTLKQLVNRSLWQTMSRSINTVITVLIAAIILYFFGGVSIRNFTFALIIGLVSGAYSSIFIASPLWVVWRGRSLKGGKGKSSTKTEPV
- a CDS encoding adenine phosphoribosyltransferase, encoding MDYRKLIRDIPDFPKEGILFRDITPLLADGPAYKAAITQLGEQAKAWGAEVIVGPEARGYVVGAPLSYALEVGFVPVRKRGKLPSETVSVTYDLEYGQDMLEIHTDAIQPGQKVVLADDLLATGGTMAATIELVEKLGGIVVGAAFFIELSPLNGREKLGNIPMRTLVQYED
- a CDS encoding bifunctional (p)ppGpp synthetase/guanosine-3',5'-bis(diphosphate) 3'-pyrophosphohydrolase, yielding MSEQTIDALCEQLKTYCSADEVANVRAAYLFAERAHAGQQRMSGEPYITHPLAVAFILAGLQLDATAVIAALLHDVVEDTEVTDANLVQNFGAEVAALVDGVTKLKRIKFDSREEQQAENLRKMFMAMAKDIRVLIIKLADRLHNMRTIRYQTPETQRRKARETLEIFAPLAHRLGINTIKWELEDISLRYLNPQQYYRIVNLMARKRQEREQFIDGVMDLLREKLTELHLKAEVSGRAKHIYSIYRKMTTQHKEFNEIYDLFAIRVTVENIKDCYGVLGVIHTMWKPMPGRFKDYIAMPKANMYQSLHTTVIGPNGEPLEIQIRTWEMHQTAEYGIAAHWVYKEGNSSQRAEGDFAKKLAWFREVLEWQQDFRDAQEFMETLKIDLFSDQVFVFTPKGDVIELPAGSVPIDFAYRIHTAIGNRCIGAKVNGKMVPLDYRLRTGDIVEVATSKHSYGPSRDWLKIVQSSQAKSKIRQWFKREKREENIARGRELIEKELLRQRLDPKQLMAAPFLNEALHKFSFGKEEDLFAAVGYGGMSAAQVVTRLVEAHRKSQDEKPVDSLSLTSKTQQKPTETGVRVKGVDNLLIRFARCCHPVPGDEIVGFVTRGRGVSVHRMDCPNVASLTADGTRALEVEWATSKDWSYNAEIEVTALDRHGLVNEVLNAIAETKTEITAVSARADAKKIAHIHMSVRIRNLDHLRSVVERLKRLKDIYSVRRMVQ